Below is a window of Mucilaginibacter ginkgonis DNA.
CTCGCCAAACATCAAGCTCTTAACTATCGGCGTAAGCTTTGCTGTTAAAGAAACATATGCAGATACGGGCACATCAACATCACCGCATCCTTTTAAAACTAAACGCTGGTCGCGGTATTGGTCAAGGTTGGCGTTGTCTATTTGCTTTTCAAAAAGCTTTTCTTCGATAATGGCCGCATCACCAAAAATGATATCAGCTGCGTACGGTACCATACGGTTAGCTAAAAGCATATAAGCCCATGCCGGGACAATTGCATCGGCGCTGCAAGTAATGCCTACAATTTTGCCGGTATATTGGGTCCAATCGTGCTCTTTAACAAATTCACGAAAATCCTTTTCGCGAAGCATAAGGCCATGGAAAAGATTGTCTTTAATATCGTAGATAACCCGGTCGCCGGCAGGATAAAAAGAAGCCGGGTCAAGCGTAACCAACCCGCTTTGGGCAACCTTATTCACAAAATTTTCTTGGATCTCCATGTTTTTAAATAAAAAAATCCGGAACAGGTATATAACGCCGTTCCGGATTCAAAATTACGCTAAATTATTCCTACAAGAATTTAGCGCGATAATCTTTTACATTACCCTTATCTTTCAAGGCATCAAATACCTGCGATTCTGAACGCTGTATCAGCGCCTGCTGTATTTGCTCACGCTGGCGAACCGCGCTTGTCATTGCTGGCGGGTTGGTAAAGCCATCAACCACAAACGCGTACACACCCTGGTCGCCTTTAAT
It encodes the following:
- a CDS encoding DUF2480 family protein, translating into MEIQENFVNKVAQSGLVTLDPASFYPAGDRVIYDIKDNLFHGLMLREKDFREFVKEHDWTQYTGKIVGITCSADAIVPAWAYMLLANRMVPYAADIIFGDAAIIEEKLFEKQIDNANLDQYRDQRLVLKGCGDVDVPVSAYVSLTAKLTPIVKSLMFGEPCSTVPIYKRKD